The Treponema phagedenis DNA segment ATTGATACAATTTATCAACAAACGATTTTAGAGTATTCACGCAATAAAGAACACAAACATGAGCTTGAAGGACAAGTGAAAATTGAGCGCGGGCATAATCCAAGCTGCGGCGATGATCTTACACTTTTATTAAAAGAAGAGAACGGTATTATTCAAGAGGCGAGTTTTCTCGGAACAGGCTGCGCTATTTCTACCGCGTCAACCAATATGCTTATAGAACTGATTGAAGGCAAACCCGTAGAAGAAGCAAAGCAAAAAATAGCTATTTTTTTTAAAATGATGAACAAAGAACCGGTCGGCGAAGAAGAAAAAGACTTACTTGAAGATGCACAGATACTTGAATACTTTGCCTCAATGCCCGCACGCATAAAATGCGCAACCTTAAGCTGGCACAGTGCCGATGTGCTTTTGAATAAAGAAAAATAAATGCCGTAACCAATGTACGCAAACAAAAAACTAAAAAGCATTTTACTTTTTCTTTTTTTATTTGTCCTTTCTTCGTGTGCAACCCCGCCGCTTCTTAATCCGAAAATACCGACAAAAGAAGAATTAGCCATTGAACCGCAGTGGCAAAAAATTGAAGACGGTATTGAGCTTGCGGAAATCCGTATAAAAAACATGCCGCTTATTTTGCATGCGGTGCGGATAGATTTAACCAACCCGCATCTTTCGATCGTAACATCTGAAAAAAAACAATTCATCAAAAAAGAAAACGGCTATGACGGCAGCATGAAGGCTGAAACGGTTTTACGGTTTGCAAAAAGAAATAAAGCATCGGCGGCAATTAACGCCGCAATGTTTGAGTACGGCTCAATGCTTTTTGGCAGAACAAGAAAAATAATCGGAATACATATTTCCGAAGGAGAAGTTTTAAGTGCCCCGAATCCGCATTATGCCGCCTTGCTTTTTACAAACGATAAACAGGCACTTATAATTGATTCTCAAAAAGATATCCCAGAAAATATTGCCTTTGCGGTAAGCGGCATTTATACTATTTTGCGCAACGGAAAAATTCTTGATTCAAGCATTAAGGTTGGAGACAGCCGTACCGCCGTTGGAATCGCGAACAACGGAAAAACGCTTATCCTTTTATTAGTTGAAGCGGAGAATACAAAACGAAGTCAGGGTTTGGATTTTGAATCAACCGCACTGTTTTTAAAAAGATTCGGCGCGGAAGACGGCTTACACCTTGACGGCGGCGGCTCTTCAACTCTTGTGGTAAAAAAGAACGGCGCTTATAAAGTCATCGCCCCGACTATCGCCTTTTTGCCTTTACGAAGAGTCGCTTCCTGTTTAGGTTTTGTTATACATAAATGATGCGGAGTGTTTTCTGTAATTCATACCTGAAAACAATTTAATGCTACAAACACTGTACCTATTTTTCATCGAATCATTAACAGGCATCTTACCGGATTTACGCATTCCTATGGTAAGCTGCCCACCGTTGCGTCGTGTCGGATTCTTTTACAAAAAAAATTTTATGTCACATAAACGTAGAAACGGCAGCCCTTAAAAATGCGGGAAAGTTCTTTTGTGATTTTTCCGTTGACCAAAGCATGCGAATGCGTATAATGAAAAAGCTGCAGTTTTTAGTGGCTCAAAATTTAGTATTCATATCAAATATTGATTTATGAGTTTACGAGCAAATGGACGAGGTGATAATATGATTAGAAATTATATTACAGAAGATTTAAATTCATGGACAGGCAGAGTTGATTCGGTTGATGATTATGATTCATTTAGGTGGCATCAATGGATTCAAATTTTAGATTTGAACGATGAAAGCTTGCAGCCTTTTGACGGTACGGTAGGAATCGGCATAATCGGTTTTATGTGTGATTATGGAATTAATCTTAACAAAGGCAGAGTCGGTGCGGCAAACGGACCGAAAAGTATCAGACGACAATTGGCGAACCTGCCGTGTCAATTTGACAAAAAATTAAAACTCTTCGATTGCGGAAATGTGTTCATAGACGATCTGTCTTTGCGAGAAGCCCAAGACTCTCTTGCCGAAGCGGTAGACAAAATTCTTTCACTTAATTTATTTCCTATAGTTCTCGGCGGCGGACATGAAACAGCATTCGGGCATTATTTAGGGTTGTTTAAACATTTCAATGAGTGCGCGGAACAAAAACAAAAAATCGGAATAATAAATTTTGATGCTCACTTTGACACAAGGCCGTATAAAGAAACGGGAGCGTCAAGCGGTACCATGTTTCGGCAAATTCATGATTTAAACAAAGAAAACAATTTGCCGTTCGCATATATGGTGATGGGAATACAAAAGCACTCAAATACCAACAGTTTGTTTAAGTATGCAGATGAAGTGGGAATTCAATATGTGTTGGCAAAAGAAATTGTACACGGGGATTTGTACACACAAATAGAAAAGCTTGATGAGTTTTTAAAAGCGCAAGACAAAATATATGTTACCATTTGCGCCGATGTCTTTTCAACATCGTATGCGCCGGGGGTTTCCGCTCCGCAACCGCTCGGACTTGATCCGGAAAAACTTTTGGTGTTCTTAAAGCATATCTTTTCGTTTAAAAAAGTTGTAAGCTTTGACATTGCGGAAGTATCTCCGCGCTTTGATCAAGACAGCACAACAGCTTCCCTTGCCGCCGCTTTAATCTATACGGTAGTTATGGCGCTGGATAAATATCGGTGATATAAAACAAACCTTCAACGCTTATCATGCACTACGTAAGAGATGTAATTATTTCGTTGAATACAAAAAATTTATACACCAAAACTGCTGCAAAAAAAGATTCCTTTTAAAAGATTAATATACGGAGAAAAAGTTTTAAAATGAGGACACAAAAGGCATACGCTTTTTATTCATGCGTATGCCTTGTTTTCACATACTCGGGTTATTTTATCTCGCCTCTACTCAACGTGAATTTCTTTTCCTTTTTTTCAGTTTTTACTTTAATATCTGAAATCGGATTCCATTCCACTACAAATGTAATGGTCGGTGTAAATTCATAATAGAATTGTTTTTTTCCTGCAACAATTTTATCCTTTTTTTGCGGGCTTATCGCATAGGTAAATTTCATTGTCCAATCTTTTAAATAATGCGTTAATCCGACATTTAAAGATTTCAGTTTAAACCCCGAAGACTTCCGGGCATTTATATCCCAAAAATAAAAAGAAGCAAGTAAGTCTTTTAAAATATTTGTTTCGCCGGGTATTACCACCGGAAGATTTAAAAATCTTTGAAAGTAGCGGGCTATGCTGTCATTCCTGCTAGTAGAGCCAAAGGATAAATCCCAAAATTCATGTATTTTAAAAGTGACGGAAGGTGTAAAGGTAAAATAGCTGTCCGTAATTTTTTGTAAATGAATTTGCAACGAACTTGAAAAAGAAAGATCCACCGCAAGCCGATTTTTCCATGAATATATCTTAAACGGATTTGAAGAATTTGAATAATTAATTCCTATGGTATTCGGTAAAAACCTTTTATCTTTTGATTTTGACACCCATCCTTTTCGCGGGTCAAGCACATAACGCATATCTCTATTCATCGTATACGAAGCGGATAAACCCTTTCGAGCAAAAGAAATCAGATATCGTTCGCTGCTTTTTTCTTCTATATTGTATGAATATTCTTGCGTAAGTCCGATTGAGTACGGAAGCGAAAAGGTAAGTTTTGAAACAAAGGGATCCCAAAACCATTTTTTCTTTTCTTTTTCTTTCTCAAATAGTTTTGAGGAAAAAGAAAGCGATCCATAGGGAAATGTGAAGCTTGTTTCAGCGGAATATGCTTGTAAAAGCGGCGGCAAGTTAGCGGTAAAAGCCATCTTTTGGGTATATTCATTTAGAACAACCCCAACGGTAAGTCCTACCGTATGCGCAGTAATAAAGTCTTTATGCCATTTTAGTTTTTCAACCGTCCATTCGGGAGTATCTACCGTGCCGGTAAATTTATTTTTTATCAGTATCTCCGATAAATTCCAACTAATTGCTATCGGATTAAACATGGGAAAATCAGAAAAGGGTTTTATCGTAAGTGTGTTGGAATTTTTTAAACTGTAAACACTTGCCTCATAATTTGCTTTTTTTGACTTTGCTTCCGAAGCAGTATTTTTTACATAGTTATGCCCTTGTTGGTTGCCTGAAAATTCAAGGCTATTTGATAAACTGAGAAAGTCTTTGGCATACGATATTTTTGAACTGAGTCCGACCTTCCCTTTATACTGAAAGAATTTTGTTTTAAACTCTTTCCACTTAACATCCTCCGGTTTATGCCAGTTATCGGAATCAAAAATAGTTTCCTGCAAACCCGTAACATCACCCGTGTATGAAAGAGAAAAATCAACCGAACGATATTTACTTCTTAAATCGGATGATGAATTCTTAATCTTGAACGCCGGAATAAACACATCTAAAAAAAGAGGCTCTTCTTCGTTTGGCGTTTTTTCAGTTTCATGTTTGTTTTCCTCTACAGCATCTTTTGATTCTTCTTTTTCTTTGTCTTGTTCTTTTGCGGATTCCTGTTTTTGCTCTTCAATAAAAGGGTTTTTTATCCCTTCAGGAGCAAGTGAATCTGCAGGCTTTTTTTTGGATTTAAACATTTCATTATTTATCAGCGTACCGGATATTGAGCTGCGAATTTCAGGTCGCATCAATTGCTGATAAAAAAACTTTCGCTCGGGAGAGTTCAAAATTTCTTCCACTGAAAGATCTTTGTTTGATTTTGATCTAAAATCAACACGAAAAGAAGCACTGTCTATACCGAAAGAACTTATCCACGGAGAAATTTGTTTAATTGATGGACGGAGCGATGTTTTAAAAATCCATGAAAAAGAATCTTCAGAAGACGCGCCTTTAGCATCCGCAAGTTTATCTTTATTTAAAAGATATTTAAACCAATTCATATCTTCTTCACGATTAAAATAATCGGATTTGAAAAAAGGATCGGAAACCAAAGGAAAATCAATATCAAGGGTAAAAGGAGCCTTATTTAAATTAAAAGAAAATGTTGACTTATATCGAAAAGGCATTTTCTTACCGAAAAGATAAGATTTACTCATGTGAGATTCGCCTTTTCTATCATATATTGAGTACAAAGGCGTACTGCTCTGTTTATACAGCGTACGGGAAACACCAAAAAAAACAGAAAAGTTAATTTTTTTTACTGCAGAGCTTTTCGGTTCAAATTTGCCGTCAAGCCCCACAAGACCGCCAAGCCCCGAATAATAATCCGCAATAAGTTTTAAATAACTGGGATTTGTATTGCTTGCCGGCGTTTCGAGGTTTTTAAAAAAAAGACCTTCAAGTTTTTGCTCTTTTAAAGAATCGCTTAAAAGAAAGTTTGAAAAGGTTGATCCTTCTTCCTGTTTTGGCAGCGGTTTTCTGCCAATAATATAGGTGGTTGTCTGCACAAAAGCACCTTCACGATTTCTGAACCCGAATACCGGATGAGTAATCATCTCGTCGGCGGGGTAATAAAAAAACGGCAGATAAAAAATGGGAACCACTCCGATTGAAAAATAACCGTTGGCAAAGGCAAGCTCATTTCCGGGTAAAAGCCATATCCTGCTTGCCTTGATTGACCACAGCGGATATTCTTCGTCGCTAGTGCTTAGTATTCCGTTTTTAAAAGTTACCACACCGCTTGCATCACGCCCGACAACATTGGATTGAATAAAAAAAGGATTTTGTTTTTTTCGCACCGGCTCCTGTCGAATTGCACCGTCAAGAAAGACGCCGGTCATCTCTTTTATATTAAAAAGAAGTTTTTCTCCTTTAAAAGTTTGCCCCGATTTTTCTCCAATCTTGCGCTCATAAAATACGCCGCCAGATGCATGCAGCATATCCATTGATCTATTATAAATAATTTGGTCGGCGGTAATGGTAGAAGTGGAATCTCCGTCGGCAACTGAAATCGAAACATTGCCTGAAAATATGACAATTTCATCTTTGTCATCGTCAGCTGGCTGTTCGGTTTCCTCAGCCGTTTTAGCATCGGATTTTTTATCTTCTTTTACCGATGAGTCGGACTCTTCTTTTTCACTCTTAGAGGAAGGCTTTGCATCGCCTCCTACCGCCCCGGGATCTTCTTGCGGCGCCGAATCGGAATCCGATTTTTCATTTTCCGAGTCGGGCTTTTTTGCACCCGGCATTTTTACATACTGCATTTCCCGCGCGGAATTAATCGTAACAGTCCGCAAGGTTTCAGACTTTTCCGCAGCAAATACAAAAGTAGAAAGAAAAAAAAGAATACCGACACAACCGAGAAGCTTATTCATGTATGTTTCGCTCAAGCATTTCCTTTACATAAAATCCGGTATATGAATTTTTCACCGCCGCAAGCTCTTCGGGCGTTCCTTCGGCAATAATTTCACCGCCGTTTACTCCGCCTTCGGGGCCAAGATCAATAAGCTTATCTGCCTGTAAAATAACATCAAGATTATGCTCGATCATCACTACCGTATTTCCCTGCTCTACCAAACGCTGAATAACCGCCATCAATTGCTTTACATCGGCAAAATGTAAACCGGTGGTAGGCTCATCAAGAATGTACAAAGTTTTGCCGGTTGAACGCTTTGCAAGCTCATTTGCAAGCTTCACCCGCTGCGCCTCGCCGCCCGAAAGCGTTAAGGCCGACTGTCCCAGCTTAATATACCCCAAGCCAACCGAAAGCAGGGTTTCAAGCTTACGCGCAATATGCGGAATAGGCGCAAAAAAATCGGCGGCTTCTTCAACCGTAAGATTTAATACATCGGCAATATTTTTTCCTTTATACCGAATATCCAAGGTCTCTTTATTAAAACGCTTGCCCCGGCACACATCGCAGGTAATATACACATCGGGTAAAAAATTCATCTCGATGGTGATGGTGCCGTCCCCGCGGCAATGCTCACATCTGCCGCCCCGCACATTAAACGAAAACCTGCCCGGCTTATATCCGCGCATCTTAGAATCGGGCAAACTTGCAAAAAGGTCTCGAATGCCGGTAAACACACCCACATAGGTTGCGGGGTTTGAGCGCGGCGTTCTGCCGATCGGACTCTGATCTATGTTTATTACCTTATCAATATGCTCCAAACCCTCAATTTTTTTATACGCACCCTCGGGCAGGCTACTGCGCATCAAGCGATTGGAAACAGCCGGATACAAAATATCGGTTAGCAGGGTTGACTTCCCCGAACCGGAAACGCCTGTAATACAGGTAAAAGTACCGAGCGGTATGTCCACCGACACGTTTTTTAAATTATGCTCGGTTACACCGGAAAGCCGCAACACATGTCCGTTCCCCTTACGCCGCTCTTTCGGCACCTCCATTGTCAGCGTGCCGGCAAGATACTGCCCAGTAAGGCTTTCTTTTACCCGCATCACTTCAGCAGGCGTTCCCGCCGCAATAATCTTCCCGCCGTGCACACCGGCGCCCGGCCCCAAATCGACAATATAATCGGCGGTACGCAGCGTTTGCTCATCATGCTCCACAACCAAAACCGTATTACCGATATCGCGCAAATAAGTGAGCGTATTAATCAGCCGCTCATTATCCCGCTGATGTAAACCGATTGAAGGCTCATCAAGAATATACAACACGCCGATCAAACTTGAGCCGATCTGCGTTGCAAGCCGAATTCGCTGTGCCTCGCCGCCTGAAAGCGTTGCCGCCTTCCGCTCCAGCGTTAAATAATCAAGTCCCACATTCTGCATAAAATCAAGGCGGGAAGTGATCTCTTTTAAAATTTGCTGCGCAATTACCTGCTCGGTTTCGCTTATTTTTAGATTTTTAAAAAATTCAATAGAGTCCGACACGGAAAGAAGGGTAAGCTCATAGATATTCTTCCCGCCAACCGTAACCGCCAAGGCTTCGGGCTTTAAACGCCGCCCCTTGCATGCCTCACACTGAGAAACAGACATATACCGCTCATAACTTTCCCGCTGTGCATTGGAATACGCTTCATTATACTTCCGCTGCATTTCCGAAAACACGCCCAGCCACGGACGATTATAACTTGCCTTCCGCGAGCCGTCTTCCCGCTCATAGGTAAAATGAATAGGTTCCGAGCCGGTACCGTACATGATTACTGAAAGCGCTTTTTTGGAAAGCTTATTCACCGGCGTATCAAGAGAAAACCCATACTTTTCCGCCAATGCGGCAAAACGCGCATAATTCCACGCGGAATCGGGCTTGAAGGTTAAAAAAGCACCCTCATTAAAAGAAAGTGTTTTATCAGGTACAAGAAGATTAAAATCAAACGCCTGCTTTGCCCCGAGTCCGGTACATTCGGGACAGGCGCCAAAGGGATTATTAAACGAAAAAAGCCGCGGCTGCAGCTCAGGCATGGAAATACCGCAATCGGGACAGGCATTCTTTTGTGAAAAAAACACCTCATTCTGCAGAGAATCCTTTGATGCCTGCGTCAGCACAATAAGCGTGCCGCCGGAACTTTCAAGCGCCGTTTCCACCGACTCTGCAAGCCGCTTGCGCACATCTTTTGAAAGCTGAATACGATCAACAATCAACTCAATCGTATGCTTTTTTTGTTTATCAAGCTTTATTCCGTCCTCTAAATTGACGATAAGCCCGTCAATGCGCGCCCGCACAAACCCCGCCTTTTGTGCATCCTCAATAATTTTTTGATGCTCTCCTTTTTTGCCTTTAATAATCGGAGACAAAAGCTGAATGCGCGTCCCCTCGTTCCAAGTCATAATCGTGTCGATAATTTGGTCAACCGTTTGCTCCTGAATTTCCTTCCCGCAATTTGGACAATGCGCATGCCCGATTCGGGCATACAAAAGCCGATAATAATCGTATATTTCGGTAACCGTGCCGACCGTAGAGCGCGGATTACGGTGTGTTGTTTTTTGTTCAATAGAAATGGCGGGCGACAAACCGCCGATATAATCAACATCGGGCTTATCCATCCTGCCCAAAAACTGCCGCGCATACGCAGAAAGAGACTCAACATACCGGCGCTGCCCCTCGGCAAAAATAGTATCAAAGGCAAGCGAACTCTTCCCCGAACCAGACAGCCCTGAAATAACCACCAGCTTATCACGT contains these protein-coding regions:
- the sufU gene encoding Fe-S cluster assembly sulfur transfer protein SufU; amino-acid sequence: MDIDTIYQQTILEYSRNKEHKHELEGQVKIERGHNPSCGDDLTLLLKEENGIIQEASFLGTGCAISTASTNMLIELIEGKPVEEAKQKIAIFFKMMNKEPVGEEEKDLLEDAQILEYFASMPARIKCATLSWHSADVLLNKEK
- a CDS encoding phosphodiester glycosidase family protein gives rise to the protein MYANKKLKSILLFLFLFVLSSCATPPLLNPKIPTKEELAIEPQWQKIEDGIELAEIRIKNMPLILHAVRIDLTNPHLSIVTSEKKQFIKKENGYDGSMKAETVLRFAKRNKASAAINAAMFEYGSMLFGRTRKIIGIHISEGEVLSAPNPHYAALLFTNDKQALIIDSQKDIPENIAFAVSGIYTILRNGKILDSSIKVGDSRTAVGIANNGKTLILLLVEAENTKRSQGLDFESTALFLKRFGAEDGLHLDGGGSSTLVVKKNGAYKVIAPTIAFLPLRRVASCLGFVIHK
- the hutG gene encoding formimidoylglutamase, which encodes MIRNYITEDLNSWTGRVDSVDDYDSFRWHQWIQILDLNDESLQPFDGTVGIGIIGFMCDYGINLNKGRVGAANGPKSIRRQLANLPCQFDKKLKLFDCGNVFIDDLSLREAQDSLAEAVDKILSLNLFPIVLGGGHETAFGHYLGLFKHFNECAEQKQKIGIINFDAHFDTRPYKETGASSGTMFRQIHDLNKENNLPFAYMVMGIQKHSNTNSLFKYADEVGIQYVLAKEIVHGDLYTQIEKLDEFLKAQDKIYVTICADVFSTSYAPGVSAPQPLGLDPEKLLVFLKHIFSFKKVVSFDIAEVSPRFDQDSTTASLAAALIYTVVMALDKYR
- a CDS encoding LPS-assembly protein LptD, coding for MSETYMNKLLGCVGILFFLSTFVFAAEKSETLRTVTINSAREMQYVKMPGAKKPDSENEKSDSDSAPQEDPGAVGGDAKPSSKSEKEESDSSVKEDKKSDAKTAEETEQPADDDKDEIVIFSGNVSISVADGDSTSTITADQIIYNRSMDMLHASGGVFYERKIGEKSGQTFKGEKLLFNIKEMTGVFLDGAIRQEPVRKKQNPFFIQSNVVGRDASGVVTFKNGILSTSDEEYPLWSIKASRIWLLPGNELAFANGYFSIGVVPIFYLPFFYYPADEMITHPVFGFRNREGAFVQTTTYIIGRKPLPKQEEGSTFSNFLLSDSLKEQKLEGLFFKNLETPASNTNPSYLKLIADYYSGLGGLVGLDGKFEPKSSAVKKINFSVFFGVSRTLYKQSSTPLYSIYDRKGESHMSKSYLFGKKMPFRYKSTFSFNLNKAPFTLDIDFPLVSDPFFKSDYFNREEDMNWFKYLLNKDKLADAKGASSEDSFSWIFKTSLRPSIKQISPWISSFGIDSASFRVDFRSKSNKDLSVEEILNSPERKFFYQQLMRPEIRSSISGTLINNEMFKSKKKPADSLAPEGIKNPFIEEQKQESAKEQDKEKEESKDAVEENKHETEKTPNEEEPLFLDVFIPAFKIKNSSSDLRSKYRSVDFSLSYTGDVTGLQETIFDSDNWHKPEDVKWKEFKTKFFQYKGKVGLSSKISYAKDFLSLSNSLEFSGNQQGHNYVKNTASEAKSKKANYEASVYSLKNSNTLTIKPFSDFPMFNPIAISWNLSEILIKNKFTGTVDTPEWTVEKLKWHKDFITAHTVGLTVGVVLNEYTQKMAFTANLPPLLQAYSAETSFTFPYGSLSFSSKLFEKEKEKKKWFWDPFVSKLTFSLPYSIGLTQEYSYNIEEKSSERYLISFARKGLSASYTMNRDMRYVLDPRKGWVSKSKDKRFLPNTIGINYSNSSNPFKIYSWKNRLAVDLSFSSSLQIHLQKITDSYFTFTPSVTFKIHEFWDLSFGSTSRNDSIARYFQRFLNLPVVIPGETNILKDLLASFYFWDINARKSSGFKLKSLNVGLTHYLKDWTMKFTYAISPQKKDKIVAGKKQFYYEFTPTITFVVEWNPISDIKVKTEKKEKKFTLSRGEIK
- the uvrA gene encoding excinuclease ABC subunit UvrA, producing the protein MQKQDSQLKSVNKLVIRGAREHNLQNIDVELPRDKLVVISGLSGSGKSSLAFDTIFAEGQRRYVESLSAYARQFLGRMDKPDVDYIGGLSPAISIEQKTTHRNPRSTVGTVTEIYDYYRLLYARIGHAHCPNCGKEIQEQTVDQIIDTIMTWNEGTRIQLLSPIIKGKKGEHQKIIEDAQKAGFVRARIDGLIVNLEDGIKLDKQKKHTIELIVDRIQLSKDVRKRLAESVETALESSGGTLIVLTQASKDSLQNEVFFSQKNACPDCGISMPELQPRLFSFNNPFGACPECTGLGAKQAFDFNLLVPDKTLSFNEGAFLTFKPDSAWNYARFAALAEKYGFSLDTPVNKLSKKALSVIMYGTGSEPIHFTYEREDGSRKASYNRPWLGVFSEMQRKYNEAYSNAQRESYERYMSVSQCEACKGRRLKPEALAVTVGGKNIYELTLLSVSDSIEFFKNLKISETEQVIAQQILKEITSRLDFMQNVGLDYLTLERKAATLSGGEAQRIRLATQIGSSLIGVLYILDEPSIGLHQRDNERLINTLTYLRDIGNTVLVVEHDEQTLRTADYIVDLGPGAGVHGGKIIAAGTPAEVMRVKESLTGQYLAGTLTMEVPKERRKGNGHVLRLSGVTEHNLKNVSVDIPLGTFTCITGVSGSGKSTLLTDILYPAVSNRLMRSSLPEGAYKKIEGLEHIDKVINIDQSPIGRTPRSNPATYVGVFTGIRDLFASLPDSKMRGYKPGRFSFNVRGGRCEHCRGDGTITIEMNFLPDVYITCDVCRGKRFNKETLDIRYKGKNIADVLNLTVEEAADFFAPIPHIARKLETLLSVGLGYIKLGQSALTLSGGEAQRVKLANELAKRSTGKTLYILDEPTTGLHFADVKQLMAVIQRLVEQGNTVVMIEHNLDVILQADKLIDLGPEGGVNGGEIIAEGTPEELAAVKNSYTGFYVKEMLERNIHE